CCTAAATGGTGCAATATATAAGATGTTTGCGCAGATGTAGACGTTACACTGTCTATGTAAATCAGATCTGCACATGGAATTAGAAGCATGTTTAATTACACACTCAAACAGACTATATGTAAATGTCATAAATCCTCACCGTGCACTCGGCTTTAATGTCATGGCTGAACACCACGAGAGATACCCTGCTAAATGATTTAACACTTGTGCATTTTCAGAGCTTATTCAAGGTCGTGTTCTGACTAGTGGAATATTCCAGTCCTGAGAATGATGTCATAATCTCTCATCTGTTTCTGCAGCGCCCCTAGCCCACTGAAGCTCGTACAGCATGACCCACTTTGATATTAAAACAGTTCTTTTCATTCAGGAAGAAAGGATGGCAAGTGTGTCggttcataaaatgttttttgaacCTCATTTGAATGGAGGGAAAGAGTGTTTTTGCAATGGTCACATGTTGAAAAGCAGCCTGTTTAATAAATGCTGCTGCTAAAGTGAATGTAGGCTATGAATAAATACCAGGTATAAATGTAGTTCTCATGGTCATATTTAATGATTTGTTATTTAGATGTTGAattaaatccaaaataaatcaaaatgtaGCAGTTGCTTTTAAACAATCAGTGCATTGGTGTAACTCGGGGTCTGAATGGAATCTTTCACTGCATTTCCACTTTTACTGGTaaccaaatgtaaaaatattataaCCTATAATTTAAACTTTATAACCTAAAGGGTTTTTCAGGCCACTatacaaatgtgtttaaaaaagaaatactcaTAATGGGTAGCATTCCCTTTTTGTTCATATCACAACTCTTCAGAGTACCAAGTTCagttaaaaaataagaaaaatacatttatcaTCTGAGAGGCTGCATATAATCCTTACCAGCATGAAGAGTGTTCTAAAGACATCCTCCATTTTGAAAAGACACTATGGTCTTGATAAAATAGTCCTGTACCTGCGATCAGTCTAGCATAGTTAGAACTGACTGAATACaagttaataaaaatatttcaaaaaccTCTGGGGATgaaactataaatatatttaataccataaatatatttatggtttcaTCAAGTAGAGGTATCAAAGTATGTTTTCATCAGAAAACCCAGTTTTGGTGAAAACATGACTTTTGGGGGGTGGCACAGGTGCATTTTTGGCTATTTGCGAAATTTAATTCACAGCAACATCCAATGGGTTTTGCCAGAcccactcactcagtcattttcagtaaatgctttatccttGTCAAGGTCAAAGTGAATCTGGAGTCTATATCCTAGGAACAATGGAcatgaggcgggaatacaccccTAGATGGGATGACAGGCCATCAAGAGGCCCAATGCCCATGCACGAAGGGACAATTGTAGCCAAtctacctactggcatgtttttgggagttgGGAGGAACCGGAGAACTGACATGGACACTGGGAGAATATGTACAGGAACTCTAGAGGGagagtaacccgagctcaggatcaaaccagggactcGAGCGGTGAGGCAGAAACACTACAGCACCCCCATGCTATTAGTTTTCCCAAACCGCCACAGGTAGTGCCTGATTCATGATCAAAGCATTATTTGTTCCCAAATTTTACATGTGCATAGATTTTGGGATAGGGTGTGTTTTGATTAAGTGTGGCTATCTGCATCTTCAGTTTTATGAACTgagcagataaaaaaaaaaagctgcattcTTATTTCAGTCTTTACTGTTTTTGCCTTCTGCCTTTGGCTAAAGGCACAAAATTGGAGTTCTGCTGGTTCAGTATCACCATTGTCAGATTGTCACCATTTTTGCACAATTAAAACCTGACTATGGGTAAATGCTTGACCTCACtctacagctctctctctctgtttgactGGACTGACAGCAGATGAGTCAGAGCTGCAGTCCTTATTTTTCAAGCTTACTTTTTAGTgcgcagtttaaaaaaaaaaaaaaaaaaaagtccaggtTACACAACAGTTGTGCCCCATCTGACCACCTACATCACCCCACGTGTAAGAGTGTCCATATAAATGACTGGGCCAATAGAATTGTATCTAAGGTTTATGAAAAGATACACTTCACTCATTCATCATTATGAAAAATGTTTGCTGTACATGTATGAGAGTTAACAGGAGCAGGATTAAAACTGATGGGCACTATTATGGTTGACTAAAGTCTTTAGGAAGGTACATCTTATCACTTAATTTTATATAGAAATACATTTTGTATTACCTTATCACTTGTATTTCTCTTAACCCCTTTCCACTCTAGATCAAAAAACCATCATCTCTGGGGGAGAAATTGGCACAAACATGAATGGGGTAATCATGCtttaatgataaatatttaacatgtctaatacaaataaatattgcacaggcaaaaaaaaataaataaaaaattcatacGTACTGTAGCATTGACTGTTTAGGGAGTCAGCAAGGTCACAAAGAGAAACATGTAAAATGCTCCACTGCTGGAGATgaattcacaaaaacaaatactgAACAAGATTTGGCTGTGAGGCTACTCCTTTGGAAACAAGAACATTATTGCCAACAGTCAATGCCCTTTCTACACAAGAAATGGACTAGCTGGCAAAGGACAGCACAATAATATGATCACCTACCAAGATGATCACATCAGGGCAATGAACAATACAACTTGTGAGAAATAAACAAGACAAAGAAATTCATTCGAGTTAATTTTTTGTACAATTCTTGCAATTATACACAGTGCAAAGTggcaaactaaaaaaaaagtactgattacacacaaaacaaacttaATATATTTAAGTGCTCTAGTTAGCTGTGCCTAAAGGTGAAAGACCATCACACATGTGGCCCATAGGTGACAAGGCGAAGAGAGTgcaatcccataatgcaacaacCACGGATTAAAGCTGCAATGTTGTACACTGGTGCCCCATCAACTGCATTGTACTGAGAGTACAGCCAGGCCGCTGTAGGAAGAACAGGCGCCGCCACAGCAACCAGATCAACCAAGAAGCTGTTGCTCGAGTGGCTTTTCCCCACAACAGCTGTATTAGCACTGTTGCAAGTATCCTTCATGCCGAAGTCCAGCTCTTCCATGAATCCTGGAGCTACTTCAGGTTCTGAACTCTGGGTTGACCCACCAGGGTCCTGTGGAATTAGCACTGTAGAATGTGCAGGATTACAGGGAATGTGGTCCATCCCTTCAATCAGGTTGGGATTATGAACTTGAGACAATTTGTTTTTAGCTGGTTCCTCTGTTTGGGGTAGGTTGGATTCTTGTGCTTTGGGTAACTGTTGGAGAACATTTGAAGACAGCCCGGTGGCTTGTAGCTTCAGTAGATGTAAAAGCAGGGCTTGGAGATCAGGGTTATAGAAGGTCTCATCTGTTTGGACTGCCTTTTCACTAGAAGTATGTTGCTCATCAGCAATGGTTTGAGTGTGGATTTGATCTTTTGAGCTCTTCACAGGGTCTTCAACAGAACTCTGCATCAGAGTGGACAGTCCTGCCTCGCTCATGAGCTTGGCACTACCATCTTGGCTGTAGTCCACAGCTGTAGACATGAGAACCTGCTCAAGCACCTCCATCTGGTTGGGAGTCTCCTCATTAACAAGCAGCCCACTATCTGCCATATCTTCCTTTGCCTGATCCTCAACCTGCAGGTCTACTTTCTGCTTCCCTTCAGAGAGCTTTTCTGGGGAGTCACATATGAAGTCCAGTGTGGGCTCGTCATGCATTGTGGAACCACTTTGTGCCAGTTCCATGCTATGCAGCAAGGATTCCAGCTTCCTGTTCTGGATGTTGATATCAATAAAGTACTTCTGAATGCCTTTATCCTTCTCCATCAGACTGTTCTTCATTGTCTCAACTACTTGCCGTAGCTGTTTTATCTCCTTGCGTGCCTCCTTGAGAGCCAGCTGTGCCTCCACACGGTGACACTCTTCCTCAATCCAGTCCTCACGCATCCGGCCCAGCTGGGACTTCAAGTCCTGAATTTCAGATTCCCTGATGGATGGGAAATAATCACCTTTATGCTGCTTTTATGATTAGTACTTAGCTGATGACACTATGCAAATGATACGTCTGGGGCTTACCGATCAGAAACGGTTTGCTCAGAATCCCCGAGCTTGGTCCTCAGGTGCCGGATTGTCACCTCTTTTTGTTGTAGAGGGGTCAGGTATTGCTCAGGATTGGGAGGTCGGATGCCATGATTGTCACCACATGAATGGTAGCTCCCTCTAGTGGTTCTCctataataaattaaacttaAGTCATATTATTGTAATAGGGTAGTACAGATAACCTGCAGATGTACACAACTGagcaataataattaaaatacaatGACATAGCAAATAAGCCgtttgtgaaataattaaaTTGATACACTTGTAATGGAATTAATGGATGTTGCAGTacctatggaaaaaaaaaaaaaaaaaaatagagccCAAATCTTTAGCCTTTGTGGCACCATACCCATTATCAAAGTGAGGTACTAGAATAACTAAAATTACTGTAGTAAGGAATGAATCAGTAGAGCACAGCCTTAAGCAGCAGTGCTGAGATGGGAGCACAAGCTCTCAGTTATGCTTTGAAATAACGTCTGCAGCTCTGTTATAAATAATACACTAGAGGGAATGAACAAAAGACACTGCAGTGCTCCTATCAGACATTAGTAATCAACAGAAATGCATATAAGGCcattaatataaatacagtacattaatgTTCTTACATTTGCTATCTATTGTTAAGACTGCAACTGCAGTACAATGGCACAAtctaaaaaacacaaaaaaacaaaaactaacattaaacaataataaaaatgaacagaaacatGAGATCTAGAAAAGCTCTTGAAGAGGCACAAGGCTTTGAATAAACCTCTGAAGTCTGTAACCATGTAGGAAACATGATTAACAATTTAGTGAATGAGTTCAAAGTTTAGCAGAACCCAAACATGACTGATGGTATGGACTCATTTACATAGAGGGTGagaaatgttacataaaaatgtGATCATTCCTTTTCTCCCTATAATTGAAGGTCCGTCAATACCTACTTGACTGTGGGGCTTGAATTGTTGCTGATACTTGAAgaaagggtttttttggggggtgtcCTGTAGGGGGCATACAGTTCTGCATCACGGGGAGCAGTAGGGCTTCCTGGAGGCTTAAACACAGGCTGGCTTTTGATGTGCGGCAAACGACTAGAGAGCAGAAAACACAAGACAACAGCTCTGATTACTGGCTATTACACTACTGCTGTAAGAGGGGACTTgagaaatgtagaaacattCAACAAAATGGTAGAGCATCTTAAATCAGCCAAGTAAATGGGCAATAAAGTGAGCTTCTCCATTAATGTTTATGTAAATGAAAAAGGAAGAGTGTGTGTTGATACCAAAATCTCGAGGTACTATACTTCACCTGTGTGAAAGGAAGTTCTTTTTCCCTGTGGAGTTGTTGGCCATAGTTCCACGGCCCTTGATGCTTCCAGTACTGCTGGAGGAGCTGAAGTCAGCCTCACTGCCTGCAAAACATGAATGTTCTCCATGTTTCAGTAAACCATACAAAACACCATATATATATCTGCTTCCATACTGCCAGACCAGAGACCCAAAAATCCTGTAAAAAGCAAGGTGTATACACTGGAAAAATGTAATTCAATTTTCAAGGCCAGCCAAATGTATTTTCCTAAACATAACGCCATTTTTGATATACATAATGTCTAGCATCCACAGTAGAGAAGACCAGACTGAAGAAAATAGGGTTTGATCTTCAGCAGCTACACCATTATCACTCAGATCACAGCATTTTAACATGTGAAAGGGTATAATTGTGTGCTGCCTGCAGAATCATCCCCCTGACAAAACTCCCGATAAAAGTAGCCATAATCAGACACAAAGTACACTAGACAAAAACACCAGTAAGGTTATGACATATGGTAACATGCAACATAAAGATGAAAAGCTTGTATGAGTGAGCTGATTCACAACACATAGTCCTAATCTCACCACATACATAACTACAAGTGCATAGACATGTACCTGAGAAACACCTCTTTCCTTTTGATAAAACCATCACAGTGTGCACTTTGAACTTGTGAGGGAACAAAACAAACTACTAAACCTAGCAGTCTTTCAGTGTCTCAGTGATTGTGATTTTGCTAGTCACATCATTGAGCCAATGGGGGAGGTTAACTACTTCTAATTACACTGATTGGCCAGCTGCGACCCAAGTGACCCACCAATCAGCAATCACTCTGTGTATGCACAATCAAGTAAACAACACCTGTCTCACCATGGTTTGGAATGgttgcaaataaaaaaaaagctttcagtCTTCAAGACGGGTTCTAAATAACAATAGTAACATTATTAATGATGGGTAAAAAGCTAATAGGGGACAGCAAGATTAGATA
This genomic window from Ictalurus punctatus breed USDA103 chromosome 1, Coco_2.0, whole genome shotgun sequence contains:
- the sybu gene encoding syntabulin isoform X1 is translated as MGPFQEYKVKKSFGKDSTRSRIPRLMHQPFRPKDSQISEFPLSEDESKDCDISRKQNRTISPTSFSSDDTGCPSSQCLSPMKIRSVSDNSSVSSPIPVKSKAKVKRVRVSVVAECNGIIQKHNREHQQPSILHRGSEADFSSSSSTGSIKGRGTMANNSTGKKNFLSHSRLPHIKSQPVFKPPGSPTAPRDAELYAPYRTPPKKTLSSSISNNSSPTVKRTTRGSYHSCGDNHGIRPPNPEQYLTPLQQKEVTIRHLRTKLGDSEQTVSDRESEIQDLKSQLGRMREDWIEEECHRVEAQLALKEARKEIKQLRQVVETMKNSLMEKDKGIQKYFIDINIQNRKLESLLHSMELAQSGSTMHDEPTLDFICDSPEKLSEGKQKVDLQVEDQAKEDMADSGLLVNEETPNQMEVLEQVLMSTAVDYSQDGSAKLMSEAGLSTLMQSSVEDPVKSSKDQIHTQTIADEQHTSSEKAVQTDETFYNPDLQALLLHLLKLQATGLSSNVLQQLPKAQESNLPQTEEPAKNKLSQVHNPNLIEGMDHIPCNPAHSTVLIPQDPGGSTQSSEPEVAPGFMEELDFGMKDTCNSANTAVVGKSHSSNSFLVDLVAVAAPVLPTAAWLYSQYNAVDGAPVYNIAALIRGCCIMGLHSLRLVTYGPHV
- the sybu gene encoding syntabulin isoform X2, yielding MVLSKGKRCFSGSEADFSSSSSTGSIKGRGTMANNSTGKKNFLSHSRLPHIKSQPVFKPPGSPTAPRDAELYAPYRTPPKKTLSSSISNNSSPTVKRTTRGSYHSCGDNHGIRPPNPEQYLTPLQQKEVTIRHLRTKLGDSEQTVSDRESEIQDLKSQLGRMREDWIEEECHRVEAQLALKEARKEIKQLRQVVETMKNSLMEKDKGIQKYFIDINIQNRKLESLLHSMELAQSGSTMHDEPTLDFICDSPEKLSEGKQKVDLQVEDQAKEDMADSGLLVNEETPNQMEVLEQVLMSTAVDYSQDGSAKLMSEAGLSTLMQSSVEDPVKSSKDQIHTQTIADEQHTSSEKAVQTDETFYNPDLQALLLHLLKLQATGLSSNVLQQLPKAQESNLPQTEEPAKNKLSQVHNPNLIEGMDHIPCNPAHSTVLIPQDPGGSTQSSEPEVAPGFMEELDFGMKDTCNSANTAVVGKSHSSNSFLVDLVAVAAPVLPTAAWLYSQYNAVDGAPVYNIAALIRGCCIMGLHSLRLVTYGPHV